In Microbacterium pumilum, the following proteins share a genomic window:
- a CDS encoding glycoside hydrolase family 13 protein yields the protein MLSRDDQSSTRSTEGPDWWRQAVVYQIYPRSFADGDGDGIGDLPGITSRVDYLAALGIDAVWLSPFYPSALADGGYDVDDYRNVDPRLGTLADFDELVSALHEAGIRVVVDIVPNHTSNRHEWFEEALAASAGSPARDRYIFRDGSGSDGAEPPTDWESAFGGSAWERTPDGQWYLHFFAVEQPDLNWLSEDVREDFVRTLRFWADRGVDGFRIDVAHMLTKDMTEPLPSQAELNARPKDGSHPVIDRDDVQDIYAQWRAVFNEYDPPRTAVAEAWVERSRRPRYASAQGLGQAFNFDLLEADFDAGQFRHIVSDNLELARESGSSSTWVLSNHDVVRHATRYGLPDPERGADGRPTHKHGKEWLLSRGSSPVLDRELGTRRARAATLFVLGLPGSAYLYQGEELGLHEVAELDDADRQDPTYFRSPGIDMGRDGCRVPLPWQTSGTSFGFGADGAHLPQPEWFGPLAVEEQVDDPASMLSLYRRALTLRGRLQGAEELEWIDSGREDVLWFRRPGGWEVVTNFGAQPFAVDGSAVLTSSPGEGGALGGASTMWLRMEAG from the coding sequence GTGCTGTCAAGGGATGACCAGAGCTCGACTCGATCCACCGAGGGGCCCGACTGGTGGCGGCAGGCCGTCGTCTACCAGATCTATCCGCGCAGCTTCGCGGACGGCGACGGCGACGGCATCGGCGACCTCCCCGGGATCACCTCCAGGGTGGACTACCTCGCTGCGCTGGGCATCGATGCCGTCTGGCTGAGCCCCTTCTACCCGTCGGCGCTCGCCGACGGCGGCTACGACGTCGACGACTATCGCAACGTCGATCCACGACTGGGCACGCTCGCCGACTTCGATGAGCTGGTGTCGGCCCTGCATGAGGCGGGCATCCGCGTCGTCGTCGACATCGTGCCCAACCACACGTCGAACCGGCACGAGTGGTTCGAGGAGGCGTTGGCCGCCTCTGCCGGATCCCCCGCCCGTGACCGCTACATCTTCCGCGACGGGAGCGGTTCGGATGGAGCAGAACCGCCGACCGACTGGGAGTCGGCATTCGGGGGCTCGGCATGGGAGCGAACGCCCGACGGCCAGTGGTACCTGCACTTCTTCGCGGTCGAGCAGCCCGATCTCAATTGGCTGAGCGAGGACGTGCGCGAGGACTTCGTCCGCACCCTTCGTTTCTGGGCCGATCGCGGAGTCGACGGATTCCGCATCGACGTCGCCCACATGCTCACGAAGGACATGACCGAGCCGTTGCCGAGCCAGGCCGAGCTGAACGCCCGGCCGAAGGACGGCTCGCACCCGGTCATCGATCGCGACGACGTACAGGACATCTACGCGCAGTGGCGCGCGGTCTTCAACGAGTACGACCCCCCCCGGACGGCGGTCGCCGAGGCATGGGTGGAACGCTCTCGACGCCCTCGGTACGCGAGCGCACAGGGTCTTGGACAGGCGTTCAACTTCGATCTGCTCGAGGCCGACTTCGACGCCGGCCAGTTCCGTCACATCGTCTCGGACAATCTCGAGCTTGCTCGCGAGTCGGGCTCGTCGTCGACGTGGGTGCTCTCGAACCACGACGTCGTGCGGCATGCGACCCGGTACGGCCTCCCGGATCCTGAACGCGGAGCGGACGGTCGGCCGACTCACAAACACGGCAAGGAGTGGCTGCTCTCGCGCGGTAGCTCGCCGGTCCTCGATCGCGAGCTCGGCACACGCCGCGCCCGCGCCGCGACGCTGTTCGTACTGGGGCTTCCCGGTTCGGCGTACCTCTATCAGGGTGAGGAACTCGGTCTACACGAAGTCGCCGAGCTGGATGACGCCGATCGGCAGGATCCGACGTACTTCCGCAGCCCCGGGATCGACATGGGGCGCGACGGATGCCGGGTGCCGCTCCCCTGGCAGACGAGCGGGACGTCGTTCGGCTTCGGCGCGGACGGCGCGCATCTGCCGCAGCCGGAGTGGTTCGGTCCGCTCGCGGTCGAAGAGCAGGTGGACGATCCGGCATCGATGCTGTCGCTGTACCGGCGGGCGCTGACACTGCGCGGCCGTCTGCAGGGGGCGGAGGAACTCGAGTGGATCGATTCGGGTCGTGAGGACGTGTTGTGGTTCCGTCGGCCCGGCGGCTGGGAGGTCGTCACCAACTTCGGCGCGCAGCCGTTCGCGGTCGACGGCTCCGCCGTGCTGACGAGCTCACCCGGCGAGGGGGGCGCTCTCGGAGGGGCGAGCACCATGTGGCTCCGCATGGAAGCCGGGTAG
- a CDS encoding DUF7218 family protein → MPQRRGAALQDRELYEKLRDEGASKEKAARISNAIATEGAAKVGRRGGTSGDYEEWTVDRLRARAKELGIRGYSGKRKTELISMLRNH, encoded by the coding sequence GTGCCTCAGCGACGAGGAGCCGCCCTCCAGGACCGCGAGCTGTATGAGAAGTTGCGCGACGAGGGCGCTTCCAAGGAGAAGGCCGCGCGAATCTCGAACGCCATTGCGACAGAGGGCGCCGCGAAGGTCGGCCGACGGGGAGGCACGTCGGGCGACTACGAGGAATGGACCGTCGACAGGCTCCGCGCGAGGGCGAAGGAACTGGGGATCCGGGGCTATTCCGGCAAGCGCAAGACGGAGCTCATCTCGATGCTCCGCAACCACTGA